tatatatatatatatatattatcctttcgataaaaataaaaaaaatccattattagCCTGTTACTATTTGTTTACACACCGTCAAGCTGTCATAATATCGAGGCTTATGGAATTTGGCTTATGgaacatttttctctttttagaATAAATAATGCAAGTCCACTGCCTACAGAAACCTGcacatgaaatattaatataaatgaataggCCGATAGCTACATAGATAGGacgaaaaatatttgtaaatagatTATATTAATACGTACTAAATCGTCTTTCTGCTTCAGAATTTCACGTTTAATTTAATGTTGCTTgcctttttcttttattgtttgagAAATGTATTGCAATTTAGAAGGGGAAATTGTTTCAAAGTTAATCCTACATTTTTTGATagaaattcattttattatttttttttctgttcggCTTTGCCTTTgaaataattttagtttaattattatttgtattagatTTCATTTACCATAGGCCTGTGAGGACGTTTTGTACTTTCTACTTTTTctgtaaaaaactatatattaataAACGGCTACAGgctatacatttaatataatgaatgtttattttattttatatacaattagTTAAATGTTTTAGTCATACACTTCAGAAACAACGTTCACGAAATTGCTAGTAAAATTCTCAAATGAACGACCAGTAACACATTGAAATTTTCCCCCCCAGTAAAACACACtccaatctttatttaaaactaGGCTTCCAAACGCCGTTCAaggttttaaatgaagtgaaactTGAGGCATCGATGTTAGTATTAATTTGCGTGTTCTCTCAAGTCTCCAGGTTTATGGGTCCATCGGCGGGCATGAACATGGGAACACTACCGGGCATGGATGCAAGTAAATCTATGGTGACTTTACACGCGGCGCCGCGGAGGAAACGGCGCGTGCTCTTCTCTCAAGCGCAGGTGTACGAGCTGGAGCGCCGCTTTAAGCAGCAGAAGTATCTTTCGGCGCCGGAGAGGGAACATTTGGCCAGCATGATTCACCTGACCCCGACGCAAGTCAAGATCTGGTTCCAGAATCACAGATATAAAATGAAACGACAGGCGAAGGATAAAGCGTCGCAGCCGCAGCAGGAGAGCGGAAACCTGTGCGCGCAACAGTCGCCGAGGCGCGTGGCCGTGCCGGTGCTGGTTAAGGACGGTAAACCGTGTCAGAACGGCTCCAGCACGCCGACGTCGGTCCATCAGCAGGTGCAGAACGTGCTGGGCAGTGAGACATTAGCTTCAGCTGAGGATCTGGAGGAGATGTCGCCCAGTCCTCCTCTGATGAACAGCCTCTCTCAGACTGACGCCGCGCTCATCGAGTACACGAGCGGCATGGTGAGCTCCAACCTGCTTTACGGCAGAACGTGGTGATCTTTCAGCCACACAGACGGGAACGATAActgaacacattttttaaaactcatttttttAAACCGCTCTCGTCTGATGCAGGTCCGCAGACCCTCACGTGAATTTTATGGATCGTAACATTAAATCATTATTGACTGCAAATCTCTCTTGCGGATGAGGAGGAGTGTGTGATGAAGACTAGTCTAGCGTGATGCCATTAATCCGACATCagttttgttgctttgtaaaataCAAGCTGTAGATGAAGAAATGTTTTGTGTACATATCTAACACTGGACAAAGAATGCTTTCTTGAAGTCTTTTGTAAgtttaaaaggaaataaaataaatatgagtgCTGCAAATATGAAAGAACCATTTGAATTCAgtattaaatcatttttgttcCTCAAAAAGTTTGATAGAGCAATCTGAGCAGCAATTATTATGCATTAAAGGTCTAAAAGCACTAGcttgagagagagcgagaaaacTATAGCattgtttattgtaattattaataagaCCAAAGAAATCGAAAAGGTTAGAATAAATATAcgctaaaatagttttttttttttttcaaaattgcccgtttaattcaatgttacatAATGTTTCTtggtaattaattgtgaaatgctctagtatttctgagtgaaatttcACTTAATTTAATTGAGTAAAACGCGTGCTAAGAGCTAACCTGCCGCGATTTAGATAAAATTAGTACATAAACACCGATATTTTTTTCGTATTTTTATTAGCTATAAATGTTGAGAGccaagttaaatatatatagcaaattaaatgcatttctttATGAAACAATAAGAACGAATCAGTATTTCCCAAATTATTACATAGATCAAATGCGTGCATTTTGATCTTAATTTTTGAATTGGTTGAGTTTACTTCAACCAAAAAATTCTAATAgatcaaaactattttttattttttttaaatggtagatTTACTTGTGTTGGTCATTTCATACATCCCAGTCGACTctgtattattatagtttaatcCATTAATTCAAGACTAATTTTAAACAGACTCAAAATATCCACCTGGATCTATAATTGGGAAGAGAAAAGCTATGAATATTCATTTCAAGATTAAAATACACTACAAATACTGACTCAGCTCACCCCAGCTATGCAAGGGGAGTTTATAAATAGATgctcattaaaataaatgattaaaattgaatttctaataaaacacaaatacaaagaaaatagCAAAACTCAAAAGTCTCGTCTCTTATGTGTATTTCATAAGTTTTACAGGCATATTCTTAAAAATCAGTACATAAGAACATTTTGTCagtaaaacaggaaaaaaaagattttttttttttttacaaatcaacAGCCCAAAAAAGACAATGTTTACTTGGAAAAGAAAATAAGAAGCCTGCTTTTATATAAGGCTGAGAGATCAGTTCCAGTTGTAGCGTCGTGACGGTGGAGGTAACCCATAACCCTGTCCAAACGCCTGAAAGACAAGCAGAGCTTTCCATGAGCATCAGGTTTTATTCCTGTGTTTTCACTGAAATGATCAGGAGGCAGTCAGACCTGCTGATGTCCTCCTCTGCGGCTGTCCTGCTGGTTGTGTGGGGGTCTCCATCCTCCTCGTCCTCTCTCCTGGTTCTGCTGGTAAGCAGTGCTCTGGGACTGCATGGCCCGATCCCAACCGTGAGCTCCGTGCTGGAATCTGAGGAGATCAGAGCAAACTCTTCAGCAAACACAATGGtcacacagaaaaaagaaaaaaaaaagtcttcggGAAGCTTCAGAAAAATCACAAAGCAAGTAGCTTAAAAAGTTTCCTTTTAAAAAGCACAATTCTAATCGATTTAAATATTTTCTGAGCAATTCCAGAAAAATACATATTCTTTAAAGAATCTTACACTTTTTGCAAGACATTCCacaaattaatgattaatttcCATTCATTTGTGAGCACTGGGTAATgttataataagtaaataaacaaaaatatatctctTATATACACATTGTATCttcaaatgttatattatttgcatagcaaggatgcattaaatggatcaaaactgacagcaaaagacatttacaatgttacaaaaggtttcccATTTCGAATAaatgtttttccatttaaaatttctAATTTATAGAATCCTGAgggaaaataaaatccatcatggtttccacaaaaatatgaagcagcacaactgttttcagtgttAATAatcagaagaaatgtttcttgagcagcaaatcagtttattagaatgatttctgaagatcatgtgacactgaagactggaggaattatgctgaaaatacagctttgatcacagaaataaattacattttactatatatattcacaaaaaaagacagttattttaaatgtaaatatatttaatagttttttgatcaaataaaatgcagccttgttgagctggagagacttcttttgaaaagttaaaaaaaaaaaaaaaaaaaaaaaaaatcacctaccTCAAACTTGTATATTTAGATAAAAATATTCGGATGATCACATTTTCACCATTCTCTGATATTTTATGGTTTTCAAAGACCACAGAAACCCaaatttttcagttaaaaaattTCTCAACCACAAAGATCTCAAATCTATATTGGgtacatttcattatttgtatttaattttcttttttcgtactttatttgtatttaattttctcttaTATTTAGCACAGTCTaaaaagagtatgccagacctacatttcactgcATGTTGTATGTCATAATTTGTACGtgacaaataaaatcttgaaatccAGCAGTACAAATGAGATTTCATCTGAAGTGGCTTTGAAAGGCAAAGGCAAGCTCGTTCTTTGATTCCTACTTCACTCGTCGCCATTAAA
The sequence above is a segment of the Carassius gibelio isolate Cgi1373 ecotype wild population from Czech Republic chromosome A20, carGib1.2-hapl.c, whole genome shotgun sequence genome. Coding sequences within it:
- the LOC127938577 gene encoding homeobox protein Nkx-2.4-like, which encodes MSFSPKNSTPFSVSDILSPIEETFKKFAAMESSACLASPLYRQTQVSQANLQQHSMSHNTYHMPHSQFSHSTMGGYCNGTIGTMGDLPSYQESMRNGATATAWYGSNPEPRYPTISRFMGPSAGMNMGTLPGMDASKSMVTLHAAPRRKRRVLFSQAQVYELERRFKQQKYLSAPEREHLASMIHLTPTQVKIWFQNHRYKMKRQAKDKASQPQQESGNLCAQQSPRRVAVPVLVKDGKPCQNGSSTPTSVHQQVQNVLGSETLASAEDLEEMSPSPPLMNSLSQTDAALIEYTSGMVSSNLLYGRTW